From Humibacter ginsenosidimutans, a single genomic window includes:
- a CDS encoding CoA-binding protein yields MSTATDTEPTNSEAAAAETAVTQLPNGLSCALPADSPLARLLRSQRTWTGPDAKQRLKLLRAAKSVAIVGASSNPSRASYFVGTYLQQSSDYRVYFVNPNADTILGQPAYKSLADLPEVPDIVDVFRRGSDIPAVIDEVVAVGSPTIWVQLGIWNEEAAYYGEEQGLNVVMDRCIKIEHARFHGGLHLLGFDTGVITARKTVR; encoded by the coding sequence ATGAGCACCGCGACCGACACCGAACCCACGAATTCCGAGGCGGCGGCCGCCGAGACCGCGGTCACGCAGCTTCCGAACGGTCTGAGCTGCGCACTGCCTGCGGACTCGCCGCTGGCGCGTCTGCTGCGGTCGCAGCGCACCTGGACGGGCCCGGATGCCAAGCAGCGGCTCAAACTGCTGCGTGCGGCGAAGTCGGTGGCGATCGTCGGGGCATCCTCGAACCCGTCGCGCGCGAGCTACTTCGTGGGCACCTACCTGCAGCAGTCCAGCGATTACCGCGTGTACTTCGTCAACCCGAACGCGGACACCATCCTCGGCCAGCCGGCCTACAAGTCGCTCGCCGACCTGCCGGAGGTGCCCGACATCGTCGACGTGTTCCGCCGCGGCAGCGACATCCCCGCCGTGATCGACGAGGTCGTCGCTGTCGGCTCGCCCACCATCTGGGTGCAGCTGGGCATCTGGAACGAGGAGGCCGCCTACTACGGCGAGGAGCAGGGCCTCAACGTGGTGATGGACCGCTGCATCAAGATCGAGCACGCCCGTTTCCACGGCGGTCTGCACCTGCTCGGCTTCGACACCGGAGTGATCACGGCGCGCAAGACCGTGCGCTGA
- the rsmI gene encoding 16S rRNA (cytidine(1402)-2'-O)-methyltransferase yields MIILAATPIGNLGDVSRRLVEALEEAQVIAAEDTRVSQRLLSALGIGNRPRLIALHDHNEREKSADVVELARDGDVLVLSDAGMPTVSDPGYHLVTAAIEAGVTVTALPGPSAVLMALAVSGLPTDRFTFEGFLPRKAGERASLLGSLADERRTMVFFESPNRLADSLVAMEHAFGAGRHAAVCRELTKLHEEVRRGTVQELAAWAAEGVRGEIVVVVAGAQPRTVDLDTGVQEVLLLTGTGESLKDASASVAAATGLSKRALYEAALRARR; encoded by the coding sequence GTGATCATCCTTGCGGCGACCCCTATCGGCAATCTGGGGGATGTCTCCCGTCGGCTCGTCGAGGCCTTGGAAGAGGCTCAGGTGATCGCCGCCGAAGACACCAGAGTGTCGCAGCGGCTGCTGTCGGCGCTCGGCATCGGCAACCGGCCCCGGCTCATCGCGCTGCACGACCACAACGAGCGCGAGAAATCGGCCGACGTCGTCGAGCTCGCCCGCGACGGCGATGTGCTGGTGCTGTCGGACGCAGGCATGCCGACCGTCTCCGATCCCGGCTATCACCTGGTGACCGCGGCGATCGAGGCGGGCGTGACGGTCACCGCGCTGCCCGGCCCGAGCGCGGTGCTGATGGCGCTCGCCGTCTCCGGGCTGCCCACCGACCGCTTCACCTTCGAGGGGTTCCTGCCGCGCAAGGCGGGGGAGCGGGCATCCCTGCTCGGCTCGCTCGCCGATGAGCGTCGCACGATGGTGTTCTTCGAGTCACCCAACCGGCTCGCCGACTCGCTGGTCGCGATGGAGCACGCGTTCGGGGCCGGGCGGCACGCGGCCGTGTGCCGCGAGCTGACGAAGCTGCACGAGGAGGTGCGTCGCGGCACCGTGCAGGAGCTGGCCGCGTGGGCGGCAGAGGGTGTGCGCGGCGAGATCGTGGTGGTGGTCGCGGGGGCGCAGCCCCGCACCGTGGACCTCGACACCGGCGTGCAAGAGGTGCTGCTGCTCACCGGCACGGGCGAGAGCCTGAAGGATGCCTCGGCCTCCGTCGCCGCGGCCACCGGCCTCTCGAAGCGCGCCCTCTACGAGGCCGCGCTCCGCGCGCGCCGCTGA
- a CDS encoding S53 family peptidase: MTPDEQKPDEQKPGRGIHELPGSERTPLASATSTGGVPDDEQIEATIVLRRREPVPDEVLRNPIPRDEFVLRYGADPADIAAVEAEAKAAGATVLSVDAGERRIRIRAAASVVRDLFGATLESASHEAASGQTVRFRQRTGSLSLPDAMHGRVVAVLGLDDRPQATAHFVVSAASAATSYTPVQVSDIYRFPAGTDGSGRTVAIIELGGGFDASDLDTYFSSLGITTPRVTAVGVDGASNVPGGDPNGADGEVLLDIEVVGAVAPAADIVVYFAPNTDAGFVDAVTQAAHADPTPDAMSISWGQSEDAWTQQARTALDDALVDAAALGVTVTAAAGDNGSSDNVDDGRAHVDFPASSPHVLGCGGTSLKANATTGVVASEVVWNDGAGQGATGGGVSDAFGLPSWQSSVGVPASSSGATGRGVPDVSGVADPETGYRVRVDGTDAVIGGTSAVAPLWAGLTARLVQALGSPVGLLPLRLYPDATASATAPGFRDIVSGNNGAYSARAGWDACTGLGVPNGDALLAALRAAS, encoded by the coding sequence ATGACCCCAGACGAGCAGAAGCCAGACGAGCAGAAGCCGGGCAGAGGCATCCACGAGTTGCCGGGCAGCGAGCGCACTCCGCTCGCCTCGGCCACATCGACGGGCGGCGTGCCCGACGACGAGCAGATCGAGGCGACCATCGTGCTGCGGCGCCGCGAGCCGGTGCCCGACGAGGTGCTGCGCAACCCGATCCCCCGCGACGAGTTCGTGCTCCGCTACGGAGCGGACCCCGCCGACATCGCCGCCGTCGAGGCGGAGGCGAAGGCTGCGGGTGCGACGGTGCTCAGCGTGGATGCCGGCGAGCGGCGCATCCGCATCAGGGCGGCGGCAAGCGTGGTGCGCGACCTCTTCGGCGCCACGCTCGAGTCCGCTTCGCACGAGGCCGCGAGCGGACAGACCGTGCGATTCAGGCAGCGCACGGGTTCTCTGTCGCTTCCGGACGCCATGCACGGCCGTGTCGTCGCCGTGCTCGGCCTCGACGACAGGCCTCAGGCGACGGCCCACTTCGTCGTGTCGGCCGCATCCGCGGCGACCAGCTACACGCCGGTTCAGGTGAGCGACATCTACCGATTCCCCGCCGGCACCGACGGATCCGGCCGCACCGTCGCGATCATCGAGCTGGGCGGCGGATTCGACGCCTCAGACCTCGACACCTACTTCTCCTCGCTCGGGATCACCACGCCGAGGGTGACGGCGGTGGGCGTCGACGGGGCATCCAACGTTCCAGGCGGCGACCCGAACGGCGCGGACGGCGAGGTGCTGCTCGACATCGAGGTGGTCGGAGCCGTCGCCCCCGCTGCCGACATCGTCGTGTACTTCGCGCCCAACACCGACGCCGGGTTCGTGGATGCCGTGACGCAGGCCGCGCACGCCGACCCCACTCCCGACGCCATGAGCATCAGCTGGGGTCAGAGTGAGGATGCCTGGACCCAGCAGGCCCGCACAGCGCTCGACGACGCCCTCGTCGACGCCGCCGCGCTCGGCGTCACCGTGACCGCTGCCGCCGGTGACAACGGCAGCTCCGACAACGTGGACGACGGGCGAGCGCACGTGGACTTCCCGGCGTCCAGCCCGCACGTGCTCGGCTGCGGAGGCACGAGTCTCAAGGCGAATGCCACCACCGGAGTCGTCGCCTCTGAGGTGGTCTGGAACGACGGCGCGGGCCAGGGCGCCACCGGCGGCGGGGTGAGCGACGCGTTCGGGCTGCCCTCCTGGCAGAGCAGCGTCGGCGTGCCCGCCTCGAGCTCAGGCGCCACCGGGCGCGGCGTGCCCGACGTGTCGGGGGTCGCCGATCCCGAGACCGGGTACCGCGTGCGGGTCGACGGCACGGATGCCGTCATCGGCGGCACCAGCGCCGTCGCGCCGCTCTGGGCCGGCCTCACGGCCCGCCTCGTGCAGGCACTCGGCTCCCCCGTCGGCCTGCTGCCGCTGCGGCTGTATCCGGATGCCACGGCATCGGCCACGGCTCCCGGCTTCCGCGACATCGTCAGCGGAAACAACGGCGCGTATTCGGCGCGAGCGGGATGGGATGCCTGCACCGGCCTCGGCGTGCCGAACGGCGACGCGCTGCTGGCGGCGCTGCGGGCGGCATCCTGA
- a CDS encoding dolichyl-phosphate-mannose--protein mannosyltransferase, which yields MTHEPAVRSEATGSGLDRWFARVVNTPAKLRWYDWGLPALVTLIAAVARLWALGDPHALVFDETFYVKDAWTLMHKGWEAAWPPNIDDAFANGHVDLYTNDPEFVAHPPFGKWMIAAGLAIFGAQNTVGWRISTAVVGILAVVLLMLIAKRMFRSTLIAAVAGFLMAIDGNAIVMSRVAILDNSVMFLALLAFGCLLLDRTWRERRLTAWIAARKESGRGLGWGPWLWWRPWLLVAGLLLGLDAGVKWTGFYFLAFFAVYVVVVDVLARRRMGIPVWPEGGILKGGVVAFVLMVPLAFVVYVSTWAGWILHPGGYYRDWVQTTPDAKWTGLLSWVPNWVQNLWHYQSEMYGYSINLHTPHPYQSNPLTWLLQLRPTSMYYVGTKYGVDGCTSQGGCSSAITDLGNPIIWWVGTIAVLYLIYRLIRFRDWRHGMILMGLAAGYLPWLLYTGRTIFTFYSIAFAPYLYLALAAVFALIIGKATDASYRRIRGLSLLAVFLVIATAVSVFFYPIWTGMQIPFWYWQIHMWLPNVTTGIGTLGWI from the coding sequence GTGACTCACGAGCCCGCTGTGCGGTCGGAGGCGACCGGATCGGGCCTCGACCGGTGGTTCGCGCGCGTGGTGAACACGCCGGCGAAGCTGCGCTGGTACGACTGGGGGCTGCCTGCGCTGGTCACGCTGATCGCCGCGGTGGCCAGGCTCTGGGCGCTCGGCGACCCGCACGCACTGGTGTTCGACGAGACCTTCTACGTGAAGGACGCCTGGACCCTGATGCACAAGGGCTGGGAGGCCGCCTGGCCGCCTAACATCGACGACGCGTTCGCGAACGGCCACGTCGACTTGTACACGAACGACCCGGAGTTCGTCGCCCATCCACCGTTCGGCAAATGGATGATCGCGGCCGGCCTGGCCATCTTCGGCGCCCAGAACACGGTCGGCTGGCGCATCTCGACCGCCGTCGTCGGCATTCTCGCCGTCGTGCTGCTGATGCTGATCGCGAAGCGGATGTTCCGCTCGACGCTCATCGCGGCCGTCGCCGGCTTCCTCATGGCGATCGACGGCAACGCCATCGTGATGAGCCGAGTGGCCATCCTCGACAACTCCGTGATGTTCCTCGCGCTGCTCGCCTTCGGCTGCCTGCTGCTCGATCGCACCTGGCGCGAGAGACGGCTGACCGCGTGGATCGCGGCGCGGAAGGAATCCGGTCGTGGTCTCGGCTGGGGGCCGTGGCTGTGGTGGCGCCCGTGGCTGCTCGTGGCCGGCCTGCTGCTCGGACTCGACGCGGGCGTGAAGTGGACCGGCTTCTACTTTCTCGCGTTCTTCGCGGTCTACGTCGTGGTGGTCGACGTGCTCGCCAGGCGGCGAATGGGGATTCCCGTGTGGCCGGAGGGCGGCATCCTCAAGGGCGGCGTCGTGGCGTTCGTGCTCATGGTGCCGCTCGCCTTCGTGGTCTACGTCTCCACCTGGGCCGGCTGGATCTTGCACCCCGGCGGCTACTACCGCGACTGGGTGCAGACCACGCCCGACGCCAAGTGGACCGGCCTGCTGTCGTGGGTGCCGAACTGGGTGCAGAACCTCTGGCACTACCAGTCGGAGATGTACGGCTACTCGATCAACCTGCACACTCCGCACCCCTACCAGTCCAACCCGCTGACCTGGTTGCTGCAGCTGCGGCCGACGAGCATGTACTACGTCGGCACCAAGTACGGCGTCGACGGCTGCACGTCGCAGGGTGGATGCTCGTCGGCCATCACCGACCTCGGCAACCCGATCATCTGGTGGGTGGGCACGATCGCCGTGCTCTACCTGATCTACCGGCTGATCCGGTTCCGCGACTGGCGGCACGGCATGATCCTGATGGGTCTGGCCGCCGGGTATCTGCCGTGGCTGCTCTACACCGGCCGCACGATCTTCACGTTCTACTCGATCGCGTTCGCGCCTTACCTCTACCTGGCGCTGGCCGCGGTGTTCGCGCTGATCATCGGCAAGGCGACGGATGCCTCCTACCGTCGCATCAGAGGTCTCAGCCTGCTCGCGGTGTTCCTCGTGATCGCCACGGCCGTCTCGGTGTTCTTCTACCCCATCTGGACGGGCATGCAGATTCCGTTCTGGTACTGGCAGATCCACATGTGGCTGCCGAACGTGACGACCGGCATAGGTACGCTCGGTTGGATCTGA
- a CDS encoding GNAT family N-acetyltransferase, which yields MSTQQAPGAPGIQNVRLRPATAHDRGTMERLWQLFRHDMSAQSGELPDAHGRYRRERLDLALDDTRPDWLASLVLADDAPVGLAVVRGLDQEERVINSFFLVHPVRRGGHGTALVAAIVAEHPGRWAVAFQDTNAAAAAFWPKVAESLDPAFVLEHVAVPHRSDLPPDSWVRFTTEAS from the coding sequence ATGAGCACTCAGCAGGCACCGGGCGCCCCCGGCATCCAGAACGTCCGACTCCGCCCCGCGACCGCGCACGATCGCGGCACGATGGAACGGCTGTGGCAACTGTTCCGACACGACATGTCCGCCCAGAGCGGTGAGCTTCCGGATGCTCACGGCCGCTACCGGCGGGAACGTCTCGACCTGGCCCTCGACGACACCCGTCCCGACTGGCTCGCCTCTCTCGTGCTCGCCGACGACGCGCCGGTCGGGCTGGCCGTGGTGCGGGGTCTCGACCAGGAGGAGCGAGTGATCAACAGCTTCTTCCTGGTGCACCCGGTGCGCCGGGGCGGACACGGCACCGCCCTTGTCGCGGCGATCGTGGCGGAGCATCCCGGACGCTGGGCCGTGGCGTTCCAAGACACCAACGCGGCCGCTGCCGCATTCTGGCCCAAGGTCGCGGAATCGCTCGACCCCGCGTTCGTGCTGGAGCACGTCGCCGTGCCGCACCGAAGCGATCTGCCTCCGGACTCCTGGGTGCGGTTCACCACCGAGGCGTCGTGA
- a CDS encoding O-acetylhomoserine aminocarboxypropyltransferase/cysteine synthase family protein — translation MADREYGFRTRAIHAGNIPDPVTGARALPIYQSSAFVFDDSADAAARFALQKYGNIYSRLNNPTVASFEERIASLEGGLGAVATASGLSAQYITFASLAGAGDHVVASSSLYGGSVTQLDVTLRRFGVETTFIDSSDPADYAAAITDKTKLVFAETIANPSGAIADLEGLADVAHAAGVPLVIDSTISTPFLNRPIEWGADIVTHSATKFLGGHGTTLGGVVVESGRFDWHNPRFPLFSEPVHTYGNLQWNGNFGEYAFLTRLRAEQLRDIGPSLDPFAAFLLAQGVETLPLRMRAHIANARAVAEWLEADPRVEHVYWAGLESHPDHERAKKYLPEGPGSVFSFVIKGGRAAGQGFIESVNLASHLANIGDTKTLVIHPASTTHAQLTEQQLHDAGVLPGLVRISVGLEEADDIIYDLDQALTTALEGK, via the coding sequence GTGGCTGACCGCGAATACGGCTTTCGCACACGTGCGATCCATGCCGGAAACATCCCCGACCCCGTGACCGGAGCCCGCGCGCTCCCCATCTACCAGTCATCGGCGTTCGTCTTCGACGACTCCGCGGATGCCGCGGCACGGTTCGCACTGCAGAAGTACGGCAACATCTACTCGCGCCTCAACAACCCGACCGTCGCGTCGTTCGAGGAGCGCATCGCGAGCCTCGAGGGCGGACTCGGAGCGGTGGCGACGGCATCCGGCCTGAGCGCGCAGTACATCACGTTCGCGAGCCTCGCCGGCGCAGGCGACCACGTGGTCGCCTCGTCGAGCCTGTACGGCGGATCGGTGACGCAGCTGGATGTGACGCTGCGTCGGTTCGGCGTGGAGACCACGTTCATCGACAGCTCCGATCCGGCCGACTACGCTGCCGCGATCACCGACAAGACCAAGCTGGTGTTCGCGGAGACCATCGCGAATCCGTCGGGTGCCATCGCCGACCTCGAGGGCCTCGCCGACGTGGCGCACGCCGCCGGCGTGCCGCTCGTCATCGACTCCACCATCTCGACGCCGTTCCTCAACCGGCCGATCGAGTGGGGTGCCGACATCGTCACCCACTCGGCCACCAAGTTCCTCGGGGGCCACGGCACCACGCTCGGCGGCGTCGTCGTCGAGTCCGGTCGCTTCGACTGGCACAATCCGCGCTTCCCGCTGTTCAGTGAGCCCGTGCACACGTACGGCAACCTGCAGTGGAACGGCAACTTCGGCGAGTACGCCTTCCTCACCCGGCTGCGCGCGGAGCAGCTGCGCGACATCGGCCCATCGCTCGATCCGTTCGCCGCCTTCCTGCTGGCGCAGGGCGTCGAGACGCTGCCGCTGCGCATGCGTGCGCACATCGCCAACGCCCGCGCCGTCGCCGAATGGCTCGAGGCCGACCCGCGCGTCGAGCACGTGTACTGGGCGGGACTCGAGTCGCACCCCGACCACGAGCGCGCGAAGAAGTACCTGCCGGAAGGGCCAGGCAGCGTGTTCAGCTTCGTGATCAAGGGCGGCCGCGCCGCCGGTCAGGGCTTCATCGAGTCGGTGAACCTGGCCAGCCACCTCGCGAACATCGGCGACACGAAGACGCTGGTCATTCATCCCGCCTCCACCACTCACGCGCAGCTCACCGAGCAGCAGCTGCACGACGCGGGCGTGCTGCCCGGCCTGGTGCGCATCAGCGTGGGCCTCGAGGAGGCCGACGACATCATCTACGATCTGGACCAGGCGCTCACCACGGCGCTGGAGGGCAAGTGA
- a CDS encoding DHA2 family efflux MFS transporter permease subunit yields the protein MTRRRRPETGQRPVAEGAETAGATTAPRLSPLAQYALLAGPLLSMLDSSIVNVAVAPIASEMNATLTIVQWVSSGYLLALGTGLALTSNLARRYGTIRVYATGVIAFTAASLLCGLAPTIDLLIAARVLQGLAGATLVPLAMGMLMGSGGASRDVSPLAGMLLFLGPALGPSLGGLLIGVFGWRSIFFINIPLGIVAALTMRAVPRRLAPQGDRGARFDLVGIALLAPGLFGVLFGLDRGESAGWAHPESWLPIAIGALLLAGYVLRSIRTPHPALDLRILRDRDAALSFVLCAAASVAAWSIIFLLPVFLQAVQGHSALATGLAMLPQGILTGLGAVFGQKLADRFGVRLVVLGGFVVLVAASLGLLAVDAHTSLWATSLILAARSAAIGLVVTPLLTVVNRRLTLEEQADANTAFNVVQRIGGSLGIGLIAGVFTSTSQTAGPVPALHEVAVIVTVIAAVAALGSLFLPRTRAAHPVPTPAAGR from the coding sequence ATGACGCGCAGGCGTCGGCCCGAAACGGGGCAACGTCCCGTCGCCGAGGGCGCCGAAACCGCCGGAGCGACGACAGCCCCACGATTGAGTCCGCTCGCCCAGTACGCGCTGCTCGCCGGCCCACTGCTGTCGATGCTCGACTCGAGCATCGTGAATGTGGCCGTCGCTCCGATCGCGAGCGAGATGAACGCAACGCTCACGATCGTGCAATGGGTCTCGAGCGGCTACCTCCTCGCGCTCGGCACAGGCCTCGCGCTCACGTCGAACCTCGCCCGCCGCTACGGCACGATCCGCGTCTACGCGACCGGCGTCATCGCGTTCACGGCGGCCTCGCTGCTGTGCGGCCTCGCTCCCACCATCGACCTGCTCATCGCGGCCCGCGTGCTGCAAGGACTGGCGGGGGCCACCCTGGTGCCGCTGGCGATGGGCATGCTGATGGGGTCGGGCGGGGCGTCCCGCGACGTCTCGCCGCTCGCCGGCATGCTGCTGTTCCTCGGTCCAGCACTCGGCCCGAGCCTGGGCGGTCTGCTGATCGGCGTGTTCGGCTGGCGGTCCATCTTCTTCATCAACATCCCACTCGGCATCGTCGCCGCCCTCACGATGAGGGCGGTGCCGCGCCGACTCGCTCCGCAGGGCGATCGCGGCGCCCGGTTCGACCTTGTCGGGATCGCGCTGCTCGCGCCCGGCCTGTTCGGCGTGCTGTTCGGGCTCGACCGCGGCGAGAGCGCGGGATGGGCGCACCCCGAATCGTGGCTGCCGATCGCGATCGGCGCGCTGCTGCTCGCCGGATACGTTCTGCGCTCGATCCGCACTCCGCATCCAGCACTCGACCTGCGCATCCTCCGCGACCGGGATGCCGCGCTCTCGTTCGTGCTGTGCGCCGCGGCATCCGTCGCCGCGTGGTCGATCATCTTTCTGCTGCCCGTCTTCCTGCAGGCGGTGCAGGGGCACAGCGCGCTGGCGACCGGGCTCGCGATGCTGCCGCAGGGCATCCTCACCGGCCTCGGCGCCGTGTTCGGCCAGAAGCTCGCCGACCGTTTCGGGGTGCGTCTCGTGGTGCTCGGCGGCTTCGTCGTGCTGGTGGCGGCCAGCCTCGGTCTGCTCGCCGTCGACGCGCACACGTCGCTGTGGGCCACCTCGCTCATCCTCGCCGCACGCTCTGCCGCGATCGGTCTCGTCGTGACACCGCTGCTCACCGTGGTGAACCGACGCCTCACGCTCGAGGAGCAGGCGGACGCCAACACCGCGTTCAACGTCGTGCAGCGCATCGGCGGTTCGCTCGGCATCGGGCTCATCGCCGGCGTGTTCACCTCGACGAGCCAGACAGCGGGTCCGGTGCCCGCGCTGCACGAGGTCGCCGTGATCGTCACGGTCATCGCCGCCGTCGCAGCGCTCGGCTCGCTTTTCCTGCCGCGCACGCGCGCGGCGCATCCGGTCCCTACACCGGCTGCGGGTAGGTGA
- a CDS encoding PadR family transcriptional regulator, with protein sequence MAYTDILILRHLSRRAAHGYELRKRIEQTTGIVINNNSLYPALKRFVEAGAVSMTVEQQESRPPRHIYELTGRRP encoded by the coding sequence ATGGCCTATACGGACATTCTCATCCTTCGACACCTCTCGCGCCGGGCCGCCCACGGATACGAGCTGCGCAAGCGCATCGAGCAGACGACCGGCATCGTCATCAACAACAACTCGCTGTATCCGGCGCTGAAGCGGTTCGTCGAGGCGGGTGCCGTGAGCATGACCGTCGAGCAGCAGGAGTCGAGGCCGCCCCGGCACATCTATGAGCTGACCGGACGTCGGCCGTGA